acacacacgcaaacagagacaaacagacacacacatacagacaaacacacacacacgcaagaTAACGAGTGAAAGAGGAGAGCAACCAACATGCGCTAATGACAATGTGCTGTGGTTTGTCGCCCCCTCTCTTCcgagccacgcccacaatccGCCCCTCATTTTGCTTCATGGGTACGATTTCGATTGGATTTCCTTTGCGTTCCATCTGCAACACTGATGAAAACCACAAATTCTGATCCAGATTCCATCAGTGGACCGAGCCGTCCACATCCCGAATTATTGCGTCTTGCCTCAAACGAACGAAAGTTTTGTAATAATTTGCATTCATATTTCTGTTACTGTATACGAGAAATAGGTTATTGCTCATCAATTAAATCTACTTACTTTGAGAATTGCTTTTGTAATCGAATAACTTGAGCTTCAGAAATTTTCCAACATGTTTCATTTGACTTTGTTTGCCGGGGAAATAAGAAAACCTAATGGAATATTGGCATACGAAATATACGTATTCATGAAGCATATGCTAGGTATCAGAATGGTCGAATACTTTGTGTTTCTGTTGCGTGGCCTGACGAATTTCCAATTAGACACACCACCTGACTTGGTTGAAAAACATGAACAAAGTAAATCAGTCATTGAAATCATGCACCTAAGCTACCTGACAATACTCACCGCCCTGTTTTTCCACCTAGAAGCTAACAAAACCGCTGTCGGTCGCCTTCCAAAGTGGTTGGTACCGCTTAGCTATCGCGTGGACATCGTGACACGGATCAATCAACCCTATCAGCCCTTCGGCGGTACGGTGGTTATTGATCTGAGATCGGAGAGATCGACGAAAAGAATAGTGCTTAATGCCCACGATTTGGCGATTGGCAAGCGAAGGGCGGTGACGTTGTCTGACAAGAATGGCAACTCAGTGCCGGTTAGCAGCATACAGATGGACATTAAGCTTAGTCGACTGACTGTGTCATTAAAGAGACCACTCAAGGTCAACGTCACATACTCAATGCGGGTGGCATTTACTAGTGTTTTGAGAAATGACAACACTGGATTCTATAGCAGCAATTATGTGGATCATAATACTACTTTAACCCAATGGCTGGCGGCCACCCAATTCGAACCGAATCATGCACGCGAGGCATTTCCCTGCTTCGACGATCCCATTTTCAGGACACCATTCAAGATCAATCTAGCCCATCCGTATCTGTACCGCGCTCTGTCCAACATGCCCGTCCAGCGGACCATTCGCCAGTGAGTAGAGGGGTTCCAAAATGAAACTCAAATGTACTGTAATGCTATCGTCTTAATACCTGAAGTGCCAGCCTGAAGGACTACGTGTGGACGCAGTTCGTCGAGAGCCATCCGATGCAAACGTACCTGGTGGCCTTCATGATCAGCAAGTTCGATAGGCCGGGTTTCACGTCCAGCGAGCGATCGGATTGTCCAATTAGCACGTGGGCACGTCCGGATGCACTGTCGCAGACTGAGTTCGCCAACATGGTGGTGGCACCGCTGCTCTCCTTCTACGAAGATCTCTTTAACAGTACCTACCGGCAAAAGAAGATCGATTTGGTGGCCCTGCCAGATTTCACCTTTAAGTCGAAAGAGAACTGGGGCTTGCCAGCCTTTGCGGAGGAATCCCTTTTGTACGATAGCCAACGGAGTTCCATTGACGATCAACAGGGCGTGGCACGAGCGGTGGCCATGATGGTGGTGAACCAGTGGTTCGGAAATCTAGTCTCCGTCGCCTGGTGGCATGAGATCTGGCTGAAGAACGTGTTTGCACTGTATCTCTCGCGTTTTGGTGTGCACTCACTGCGTCCGGAGTGGGATTACCAGGAGCGGCACGCCCTGCAGCTCTACCTCTCGGTCCTGGACTACGATGCCCATGTTAACACGGATCTGGTGACGGCATCGGTGCCCGATGAGAGCCACATTTGGGCGGCGTACAATGAGATTGGGGAGCGCAAGGCAGCCGTGCTCTTCGAGATGCTACACCGCGTCATGGGCGAAGAGGCGTGGCTGACGGCACTGCGTCGCTATCTGGTTGTCTATGCCAATCGCACCGCCACATCCTCCGACTTTTGGGATCTCTTGCAACTGCAGGTGGACCGTAATGGACGCTTGGGCAAGGGTCTGAACATCACTAGGATCATGAAATGCTGGCTAGGGCAACCGGGATATCCCCTGGTCACCGTCACCCGGAACTACGACCATCGCACGGCTATCGTAAGTCAACAGCGTTTCTTCATAACTCCGCAGTTTCGAAATCGCTGGGCCAGGAATCCGTGCTGGTGGGTTCCGCTCAGCTATACGTGCCCCAGTTGCCAACATTCGGAAATCATCTCCTTTAGCCGGTGGCTCACCTGTCCGACCTCTAAGCCTTCGAGTAAATCTAATACTGTTCTACTGGAAAAACTGGAGGCGGAGCCTACGGACTGGATACTGTTCAATGTCCAACATACGGCTCCATTCCGCGTGAACTATGACCTCCGCAACTGGCAGCTGCTCAACAAAACGCTTGCTGATCCCAATAAGTTTCGTCTCATCCATCGTGTAAACCGCGCCCAGTTGGTCGACGATCTCTTCAGCCTCGCCTGGAGTGGCGATATCGAATATGACATGGCCCTGGGCATTCTCGGCTATCTGGAGCACGAGGATGAATTCGTTGTCTGGGTAGCAACCGAGATAAGCTTCGAGCGTATCAACAACGTAGCGAAGAGCAACCCAAACTACCTGATTTTTAAGGTGGGTTTATGGGGCTTTTGGGGTGGATCTTTTAAAGGCATAAATCATTGTGCTTGCTTTGTCTCAGACCTATATGCGTCTCCTGCTGGAGCGCCAGTTCAAGCGGGTGATATCCTCGGACTTGACCAGTTCCTCGGGCAACATGACCCATCGACCCGTTATCATTAGGCTGGCCTGCGAGTACGAGCTGCCCGCCTGTGTGAGTCTCGCCCGTCGGGAATTCATGAAGGGAACGCCGGAGAAGGGCGGATGGATGACCATCCGAGAGCGGGAAACGGTCGTCTGCACGGCAGTCAAGTTCGGCACGGAAGGGGACCGGGATATGGTCGAGTCGATGTACAAGCGCTCGAATTTTGCCGCTGAAAAGGAATCACTGCTGACCGCCTTGGCCTGCTCGCGGAATGTCTTCGCCCTGCAGAGAGTCCTTATATGGACTTTTGAGAGCTCGGGAGTGCGTAAGCAAAACGCCAGGCGAACATTCAAGGCTGTGGTCTCCAACTCCATGGGCTATCGATTGGCCAAGAAGTACGTGTCCGTCAATATGCAGAACATACGCAATTAGTAAGTGCAGGACAAGTGTtcgattttaaaatatttttcttctgACTGCCCAAAGTTGCAGCAACTCAACCGACAAGGTTGTAAATCTGATGACACCGCTAATTGAATGTCTGTCCACTCCGAAGGAACTGCTCTACTTTAGTAAGTTCTTCAAGGAGATCCTACGCGACATGAACGGCAGTGAGCGGCTCATCAAGATCCTGCTGGAACGGGGCAACGATAACATCCACTGGCAGCGCACCAAGTTTCGCCCCATGTTGCAGGCCATTCGGGACATAATCCTGTGGCGGAGTCGGGCGAAGCGGATACTCAAATAAAAGATTGttatcccaatcccaatcttAAATGTCGTAACTCAATTGTCACACAatcaaaactatttttggaTTTCCGAAAATCAGCATGAAAGCGACAAGGGTCTTCAGATCTGTTTATAAGCCGTACAAAAAAGTCTTTATTTTAGCTGTGCCCCCTTTTTTGGCCCAGTTATGGGGTAAAATCCCGTTGGATTATATCAGACATAGAcatcatatttattttgttctttttaaaatgaaaatacttGTTCCAAAGTGGAACATCATCATAcatcgttgaattcgtaattttttgttgtaatttattGATGTACATTTTTCGCCAATTCCCCGTTTCacattacaaatattttattttttcattagGCAAGAAGTTTACGGAGCTTGTAGACATTAtagaaatgttaaaatattatattaatgataataatGTCAAATGATTGGTATTGGTGTCATTGGCCTTCTGCCGATCTGCGCCAGCTCGATTAATTGGTTAATCCAGTGACTCTGCAGCGTCCTCCTCTTCCTGCCAAGATGTCAAGCTGAACGGGTTGTAATGTACACGacgatatgtatatatgtccATTGCCAACGAGCTAAATATGTCATATACATTCCTTCCACTTTTGGCGGAAACCTCTTCAAAGCAGATTGACTGACGATGGGCATAGTTGAACCCCTGCGCCATGCTCACCTGGCGATGGTTCGGATCATCACTTTTGTTGCCCACCAGCAGGACAATTACCTTATCCGGACACAGGCGCCGTATCTCCTTCATCCAGCCATCGATGTTTTGGAAACTTTTGGACGACGTTATGTCGTAGACGAGCAGTATGCCATGGGCACTGCGACAATGGGTCGCCTTCAGCAATTTGAAGCGCTCGTCGTCGGAGGTGTCCCAGACTTGCAGCATCCTCCCCATCCTCCAATCGGCAAACTCCACGCTGCACTCCCTTCTATCCATGCCCAGAGTGCTCCGGTGTCTTGTGGTGAATTGGTTATCCGAGAAACGCATCAGCAGGCAGGTTTTGCCTACGCCGCTGTCACCCAGGATGATAATCTTAAACGGATTGTCGTATTGGCTCATCGTTAATTCGGTTTGGTTTAATATGTATAACGATTCGACTGAAGTGACAATTTTAGCTTGGCTTGTtctgggtttttgttttttctggGACAGAATGTTTCAACACAATGTTTCAAAGTAGTCTACTTTTAAATAGGTCCATCAATTGCGattggaaaattatttttaaattgatatagTAGTTACAAGTTATGgagaaaaccccgtttgtaagtATCCGATTTTTGGCACAATTTGtattatgttatttttttggtAAAAAACAATcagtattttctcaatagcaatgaaaataattgtccaaatgtggaatgtcatacctcgttgaaaaGTTGGAAGTTGGAAActcaaattttttgccatttttcgcaaatttagatgatggtacccct
The DNA window shown above is from Drosophila melanogaster chromosome X and carries:
- the Rab9E gene encoding Rab at 9E, translated to MSQYDNPFKIIILGDSGVGKTCLLMRFSDNQFTTRHRSTLGMDRRECSVEFADWRMGRMLQVWDTSDDERFKLLKATHCRSAHGILLVYDITSSKSFQNIDGWMKEIRRLCPDKVIVLLVGNKSDDPNHRQVSMAQGFNYAHRQSICFEEVSAKSGRNVYDIFSSLAMDIYTYRRVHYNPFSLTSWQEEEDAAESLD
- the CG2111 gene encoding uncharacterized protein — translated: MHLSYLTILTALFFHLEANKTAVGRLPKWLVPLSYRVDIVTRINQPYQPFGGTVVIDLRSERSTKRIVLNAHDLAIGKRRAVTLSDKNGNSVPVSSIQMDIKLSRLTVSLKRPLKVNVTYSMRVAFTSVLRNDNTGFYSSNYVDHNTTLTQWLAATQFEPNHAREAFPCFDDPIFRTPFKINLAHPYLYRALSNMPVQRTIRHASLKDYVWTQFVESHPMQTYLVAFMISKFDRPGFTSSERSDCPISTWARPDALSQTEFANMVVAPLLSFYEDLFNSTYRQKKIDLVALPDFTFKSKENWGLPAFAEESLLYDSQRSSIDDQQGVARAVAMMVVNQWFGNLVSVAWWHEIWLKNVFALYLSRFGVHSLRPEWDYQERHALQLYLSVLDYDAHVNTDLVTASVPDESHIWAAYNEIGERKAAVLFEMLHRVMGEEAWLTALRRYLVVYANRTATSSDFWDLLQLQVDRNGRLGKGLNITRIMKCWLGQPGYPLVTVTRNYDHRTAIVSQQRFFITPQFRNRWARNPCWWVPLSYTCPSCQHSEIISFSRWLTCPTSKPSSKSNTVLLEKLEAEPTDWILFNVQHTAPFRVNYDLRNWQLLNKTLADPNKFRLIHRVNRAQLVDDLFSLAWSGDIEYDMALGILGYLEHEDEFVVWVATEISFERINNVAKSNPNYLIFKTYMRLLLERQFKRVISSDLTSSSGNMTHRPVIIRLACEYELPACVSLARREFMKGTPEKGGWMTIRERETVVCTAVKFGTEGDRDMVESMYKRSNFAAEKESLLTALACSRNVFALQRVLIWTFESSGVRKQNARRTFKAVVSNSMGYRLAKKYVSVNMQNIRNYCSNSTDKVVNLMTPLIECLSTPKELLYFSKFFKEILRDMNGSERLIKILLERGNDNIHWQRTKFRPMLQAIRDIILWRSRAKRILK